The following proteins are co-located in the Brassica napus cultivar Da-Ae unplaced genomic scaffold, Da-Ae ScsIHWf_1541;HRSCAF=2142, whole genome shotgun sequence genome:
- the LOC125597789 gene encoding transcription factor SRM1-like gives MIISEKTGGGLSWSRDDNIAFERALVVYTDETDNRWEKIADSVPEKTLAQVIEHYKSLLHDVMMIESGIVPLPDYNDVTIETNVRERSIGERSINRKCEYKQEDEPKPKRRKAVPWTPLEHSQFLLGLKKYGKGDWRSISRHIVLTRTPTQVASHAQKYFARHRATNRSRQRHNIHDVNVSESSNISAMKAPITCQDAQAASQPSVDHQAYETPAIWNTEATSPTPLDHHVFGTPTIWNMQAASHPSVNVHVYGAPTIGQSMVGRYVLPYGADMNPFAPPYMAYGAQHHSTPYSPVPSAPFNTWTVPDNMTNIPTSR, from the exons ATGATCATATCAGAGAAAACTGGTGGTGGGTTATCATGGAGTAGGGATGATAATATTGCTTTTGAGAGAGCTCTTGTGGTTTATACCGACGAGACAGATAATCGTTGGGAAAAGATTGCTGACTCTGTTCCAGAGAAAACTCTAGCACAAGTTATAGAACATTACAAGAGTTTACTTCATGATGTTATGATGATTGAATCTGGAATTGTACCTCTTCCTGATTATAATGATGTCACGATAGAAACAAATGTTCGAGAAAGAAGCATTGGGGAACGTAGTATCAATCGCAAATGTGAGTATAAGCAAGAAGATGAACCAAAACCAAAGCGACGTAAGGCGGTTCCTTGGACACCGCTTGAACACAG tCAATTTCTTCTTGGTCTAAAAAAATATGGGAAAGGTGATTGGCGTAGCATTTCACGTCACATAGTATTGACAAGAACACCAACTCAAGTTGCAAGTCACGCACAAAAATACTTCGCACGTCATAGAGCTACGAACAGAAGCAGACAGAGACATAACATTCACGACGTCAACGTTTCGGAAAGCAGTAACATCTCAGCAATGAAAGCACCAATCACATGCCAAGACGCTCAAGCCGCTTCGCAACCATCGGTAGACCATCAAGCATATGAGACACCAGCCATATGGAACACAGAAGCCACTTCACCAACACCACTAGACCATCATGTATTTGGGACACCTACCATATGGAACATGCAAGCCGCTTCGCATCCATCAGTGAATGTTCATGTCTATGGCGCACCCACTATCGGCCAATCAATGGTTGGACGATATGTCTTACCTTATGGAGCTGACATGAATCCCTTTGCGCCACCTTACATGGCTTACGGGGCTCAACACCATTCGACACCTTACTCCCCAGTTCCTAGTGCACCGTTCAACACATGGACAGTTCCAGACAACATGACAAATATACCTACTTCTCGTTAG